The sequence TTAAGTTAATTACAGATAGTATACTTTCATTTAAGGATAACATGTTTCATAATTCTTGGGAAAGACTTAAAAGTTCCTTTGGAGATTTGAGAGTTGATGAGTTAATTACAGATAAAATGGAAATGGCTTCTAATCCTCTTATAACTATTGCTTTAAACCCTGAAAATATTGATTTGAATGGAATGGAAAATTTATTATCATCAATTTATGCCCAGGATTTCCCTGCTTTTGAATTACTGGTAAATACTAGTTTAAAAGATGTCGTTTCGGATAATTGGTTGAATAATCCAAATTTAAAGTTTTTAGATTCAAAGGATAAAAAGTCATTTAAAAATAATTCTCTTACTCAAGCTAATGGTAATTTTATTTTATTTGTTGAGGATTTAGTTATTTTAGACCCTCGGACTTTAAGACATATGTTCAACGCATTTAACGACACCAAAATTAACATGGCTGCATTTAAAATCAGCAGGTTACATAACCATGAGATTTTAGATTACCATTCCCAGGAATTAGCTTACTCTTATAGAAACACGATAAATACTAGCCGGAAATCTAGATTTAATCATTTGGATCTTTATTTGAGTAATAAACTTTTAGAAGTTGGTTTTTTAAGAAAAGTTGGGTTTGAGTTTTCTAATGATTCTGCACAGGATGTTAAAAGGTTATATGAGAAGGCAAAGTTCAAAAAGGTGTCTAAGAAGTATATATTCAGCACTAAGGATGAAAAAGAATTAACTAAATTCTTGAAAAGTCATGATAAATCACTAACCATTAAAACAAATTCTCTTAATATTCTTAAGGACATTTTTGATTATGGGCTTAAAATCAGGAGATTAATTAAACATGGGCGCCCAAATAACAGTAAAAATCAATCTAATGATAAAAAGTTTAGTATTTACATCAAAATACTGCAAAAATTGCCTTTAAGAAATAGAATATTTTTCTATTCTATCCGCGGTGATAATAAACTGTTAGAAAATAGTTCTTATGTATACAATGGATTAAATTCTAATAAGATTTTTATCAGTAAAATTCTCCCTCATTCTGACAAAATGCAGTGTAGAATGTTATATTATTTAATTACCAGCAAAATAATAGTTACAGATGATTATTTACGTTATTTAAGACAGGTAGAACTTAAAAAAGAACAAAAGGTTATTCAATTGTGGCATGCCTGTGGGGCATTTAAAAAATTTGGTTTGGATCATCCATCTACAGATAGAGAAACTGAGATTAAAACTCATTCTCAATATACTGATGTTATAGTAAGTTCAGAACATGTCCGTAAATATTATGCCAGCGCATTTGGGTTACCTGTTAACAAAATAAGAGCTCTTGGTGTTCCCAGAACTGATATGTTTTTTGATGAAGAAAATAAAAAAACAATGCTCTATGACCTGTATCAACAGTTCCCACAATTAAAAGATAAAAAGATAATACTGTACTCCCCCACTTTTCGTGAAGATAACAACAGTCAACTTGAATATTTTGACACCAAAATCGATTGGGAAAAGTTAAATGCATCATTGAATGAGGATGAACTTTTTATAATTAATAAACACCCCTTGATGAAAGAAGATCTGTTAGAAGGTCAAAAATACAGTAAAATAATTGATTTAAGCAGTATTTCAACATATTCACTTATGGTAGCGTCTTATATGATGATCACTGATTATTCTTCTGTTATTTTTGAGTATGCGCTACTTAATAAACCCATGATATTTTACTGTCCTGATGAATATACTCGGGATTTTTATTTAAGGTATCCTGAAGATCTTCCAGGAACGATGGTGCATAATTCTAATGAACTGATCAAAGAAATACGTTCAATGATTACAGATCCTCATATAAAAAATCTTAAAGAGTTTAAAATGAAGTATATGGGTGCTTGTGATGGTAATTCGACTAAAAAAGTTGTAGAATTAATAGAAAGCTACTTGTCAAAAAATGAAATGCATGATATAAACCCATTAAATTCAGTTAAAAAGGACAATGAAGCATTAAGTCCGGATACAGCTAATATGTCCTTAAATAATGTGGAATTAGATAATTTATCAGCAAAATACTACAGAAAATAAATAAATTAAGTCAAAAATAGGAAACATAGATCATATCTATAAATCTATAATTTCTTTAAAGACTGTAATATGCAAAGAAAATACCAATACTATTTTTATATTTCAATGTATGGGATTTAATGTTTTAGTTTATATTTATTTAATTTTTTAAGACGTTATTGTATTAGATTTAAATCATTGAAAATTATATTAATAATTGGGAGATGTTTGCTAATTATGCAGATTAATGATCATGTTTATTAATGGGAAGTATAGTTAAAAATAATCTAATTAAGTTAACATGGCCCTACATTAAGAATAATTAGATATTATGTATTACGATTATGGAGAAGTATAATTATGATATTTGCAGCTATTTTAGCAGGCGGAATAGGTAACAGGATGGGAAATGTTGAAAAACCCAAACAGTATTTGCTTTTGGGAAATAAACCAATTATCGTCCATACTATAGAAAAATTTTTTATAAATGATAAGTTTGAAAAAATCATAGTTTTATGTCCAAAACCATGGATTAAACATACTAGAGATTTAGTTGATAAATATGTAGGTGAAACTGATCGTATTGCAGTTATAGAGGGTGGAAGTGTTCGTAATGAAACCATAATGAATGCAGTTAAATTCATTGAAGAAAATTACGAAATTGATGGCGAATCAGTTATTGTAACCCACGACTCCGTACGGCCATTTTTAACCCACAGAATTATTGAAGAAAACATCGAATTTGCAGGGAAGTATGGTGCGTGTGATACAGTTGTCCCTGCTACAGATACTATTGTTGAGAGTGCAGATGGAGAACTTATCAGTTCTATTCCAAATAGGGAATGCATGTTCCAGGGACAGACTCCTCAGTCCTTTAAAATATTAAAATTAAAAGAGCTTTACAATAGCTTAACTGATGAAGAGAAGGAAGTTTTAACGGATGCTGCTAAAATATTTGTTATTAAAGGAGAAAATGTTTATCTAGTTGAAGGTGAAGTTAACAATATCAAAATTACATACCCTTATGACTTGAAAGTGGCTAATGGTATGTTAAAAGGGGAATAAGAATGATAAATGCCATATATCGTGTGGTTTCTCCTAAACTTTTGGAAATAGCTTATGAAGAAATAGACCTTAAAGGTAATCATGTAATTGTCAGGCCCACTTATCTTTCTATTTGCAAGGCAGATCAGAGGTATTATCAGGGGTCTCGTGACCCAGAAATACTGGCCAAGAAACTTCCCATGGCTTTAATTCATGAGGGAATAGGAAAGGTAGTATATGATGGGAGTGGCAGTTTTGAACCTGGTGATACAGTTGTTATAGTTCCGAATACTCCTGTTGAAAGTGATGAAGTAATTGGAGAAAATTATCTAAGCAGCAGCAAATTTAGATCCAGTGGATTTGATGGATTTTTACAGGATTATGTAATTTCAACACCAGATAGACTTGTTAAAATTAATGGAAATATTAATTACTGCGTAGCTTCATTTTCTGAACTTATCAGTGTCTGTCTCCATTCTATAAATCGTTTGAATAAGTTTTCTCACAGCAGAAAAAATTCTATTGGAGTCTGGGGAGATGGAAATGTTGGTTTTATAACTGCTGTCCTGCTTAAATTCATATTTCCAGGGACAAAGATCATTGTGTTTGGAAAAAATCCCGAAAAATTGAGTTATTTTACATTTGCCGATGAAATTTGTTCAATAAATGATGTGCCTGATGATTTGAGGATAGATCATGCTTTTGAATGTGTGGGTGGCCAGTCATCGCAATCGGCAATTGATCAGATAATTGATCATATCAATCCTGAGGGGACAATTTCTCTTTTAGGGGTATCAGAATATCCGGTCCCAATTAATACAAGGATGGTATTGGAAAAAGGTTTAAGGCTTTATGGCAGCAGTAGAAGTGCAAAAGAAGACTTTGAAAATACAATAGGTATTTTAGAGAAATATCCTGAGATAGTTAATTATTTGGAAAGTATAATAGCTTCAGTATGCCCCATTAGAACTATAAATGATATAAGTCATGCATTTGAAAAGGATAATCAATTAAATTTTGGTAAGACTGTGCTTATTTGGGATAAATAATTAGCCATATGTTCTAAAAAGGTTAAATCTGAAAATAATTTAGTAATATATTTAAAATGTAGTGCATAAAATTTTAGATTTTAAAAATCATTTAATATTGAAGAAATGTTGCCCTTTGTATGAAGATATTAATC is a genomic window of Methanobacterium veterum containing:
- a CDS encoding CDP-glycerol glycerophosphotransferase family protein; protein product: MSFKISVITPAYNAEDYLAEALDSLVNQTFRNFEVIIVNDGSTDGTQEIIDEYCQKYSNFRSFTQPNSGVSKARNKGLDEACGDYIAFLDADDLFAPKALEKMYRTAFENDAELVIGQIREFDNFNSRLYNHPRILSKMEHIDKFDDNILWNFLLGNKLFLKEKIDELDLHFEDVNYSEDGIFVMNYIYNCSKITGCNDEVLLYRKRNFWETASITQSIEVKSINDYLSAHKMIYDAAEKSLIKNLNKAKTKNIKGEISEAKFLYYGHLDLILYKEVNILLDHFYRKFWRVSDDSIKLITDSILSFKDNMFHNSWERLKSSFGDLRVDELITDKMEMASNPLITIALNPENIDLNGMENLLSSIYAQDFPAFELLVNTSLKDVVSDNWLNNPNLKFLDSKDKKSFKNNSLTQANGNFILFVEDLVILDPRTLRHMFNAFNDTKINMAAFKISRLHNHEILDYHSQELAYSYRNTINTSRKSRFNHLDLYLSNKLLEVGFLRKVGFEFSNDSAQDVKRLYEKAKFKKVSKKYIFSTKDEKELTKFLKSHDKSLTIKTNSLNILKDIFDYGLKIRRLIKHGRPNNSKNQSNDKKFSIYIKILQKLPLRNRIFFYSIRGDNKLLENSSYVYNGLNSNKIFISKILPHSDKMQCRMLYYLITSKIIVTDDYLRYLRQVELKKEQKVIQLWHACGAFKKFGLDHPSTDRETEIKTHSQYTDVIVSSEHVRKYYASAFGLPVNKIRALGVPRTDMFFDEENKKTMLYDLYQQFPQLKDKKIILYSPTFREDNNSQLEYFDTKIDWEKLNASLNEDELFIINKHPLMKEDLLEGQKYSKIIDLSSISTYSLMVASYMMITDYSSVIFEYALLNKPMIFYCPDEYTRDFYLRYPEDLPGTMVHNSNELIKEIRSMITDPHIKNLKEFKMKYMGACDGNSTKKVVELIESYLSKNEMHDINPLNSVKKDNEALSPDTANMSLNNVELDNLSAKYYRK
- a CDS encoding IspD/TarI family cytidylyltransferase, with product MIFAAILAGGIGNRMGNVEKPKQYLLLGNKPIIVHTIEKFFINDKFEKIIVLCPKPWIKHTRDLVDKYVGETDRIAVIEGGSVRNETIMNAVKFIEENYEIDGESVIVTHDSVRPFLTHRIIEENIEFAGKYGACDTVVPATDTIVESADGELISSIPNRECMFQGQTPQSFKILKLKELYNSLTDEEKEVLTDAAKIFVIKGENVYLVEGEVNNIKITYPYDLKVANGMLKGE
- a CDS encoding ribitol-5-phosphate dehydrogenase, with product MINAIYRVVSPKLLEIAYEEIDLKGNHVIVRPTYLSICKADQRYYQGSRDPEILAKKLPMALIHEGIGKVVYDGSGSFEPGDTVVIVPNTPVESDEVIGENYLSSSKFRSSGFDGFLQDYVISTPDRLVKINGNINYCVASFSELISVCLHSINRLNKFSHSRKNSIGVWGDGNVGFITAVLLKFIFPGTKIIVFGKNPEKLSYFTFADEICSINDVPDDLRIDHAFECVGGQSSQSAIDQIIDHINPEGTISLLGVSEYPVPINTRMVLEKGLRLYGSSRSAKEDFENTIGILEKYPEIVNYLESIIASVCPIRTINDISHAFEKDNQLNFGKTVLIWDK